One genomic segment of Flavobacteriales bacterium includes these proteins:
- a CDS encoding tyrosine--tRNA ligase has translation MNFVEELKWRGMIHDIMPGTEEQLQKEVTTAYIGFDPTADSLHIGSLVQIMILVHLQRCGHKPIALMGGATGMVGDPSGKSKERNMISEEVLQHNLQSVQKQMERFLNFDCGDTSAEIVNNYDWFKDFSFLDFIREAGKHISINYMMAKDSVKSRLETGMSFTEFSYQLVQGYDFYWLFKNKNCRIQLGGSDQWGNITTGTEFIRRKDGGEAFAVTTPLIKKADGGKFGKTEEGNVWLDKRLTSPYKFYQFWLNSSDEDVKNYIRIFTLLTKEEIEKLEAQHEEAPHMRILQKTLAEDITIRVHSKEDLDAAIKASNILFGKSTSEDLLSLDEDTFLSVFEGVPQFSISKDDLSSDIFDFLAEKTQVFSSKGEARRMIQSNAVSINKEKITAEKVLSENDLISQKYLLVQKGKKNYFLITVN, from the coding sequence ATGAACTTTGTAGAGGAATTAAAATGGAGAGGTATGATACACGATATCATGCCTGGAACTGAGGAGCAATTACAAAAAGAAGTTACTACAGCTTATATAGGTTTTGACCCTACAGCTGATTCTTTACACATTGGTTCATTGGTGCAAATAATGATATTAGTTCACCTTCAGCGTTGTGGACATAAGCCCATTGCTTTAATGGGCGGAGCCACTGGTATGGTTGGTGATCCTTCTGGAAAATCTAAAGAAAGAAATATGATTTCCGAAGAAGTTTTACAGCACAACTTACAAAGTGTTCAGAAGCAAATGGAACGGTTTTTAAATTTCGATTGCGGCGATACTTCGGCAGAGATTGTCAATAATTACGATTGGTTTAAGGACTTTAGTTTCTTAGATTTTATTCGAGAAGCAGGAAAACATATTTCCATCAATTATATGATGGCGAAAGACTCTGTTAAATCTAGGTTAGAAACAGGTATGAGTTTTACGGAGTTTAGCTACCAATTGGTTCAAGGCTATGATTTTTATTGGTTGTTTAAGAACAAAAATTGTAGGATACAATTAGGCGGTTCTGATCAATGGGGAAATATTACAACTGGAACAGAATTCATAAGAAGAAAGGATGGCGGTGAGGCTTTTGCTGTTACTACGCCATTGATTAAAAAAGCCGACGGCGGAAAATTTGGAAAGACAGAAGAAGGAAATGTTTGGTTAGATAAGCGACTCACTTCTCCTTATAAGTTTTATCAGTTTTGGTTAAACTCTTCTGATGAGGATGTTAAAAATTACATTCGTATTTTTACTCTTCTAACGAAAGAGGAGATTGAAAAATTAGAGGCTCAGCATGAGGAAGCACCACATATGAGAATACTGCAAAAGACCTTAGCTGAGGACATTACTATTCGCGTACATTCTAAAGAAGATTTAGATGCTGCTATCAAAGCTTCAAATATTTTATTTGGAAAATCTACTTCAGAAGATTTACTGTCATTGGATGAAGATACTTTTCTTTCCGTTTTTGAAGGAGTGCCACAGTTTTCTATTAGTAAAGATGATTTGAGTTCGGATATCTTTGATTTTCTAGCAGAAAAAACTCAGGTGTTTTCTTCAAAAGGCGAGGCAAGACGTATGATTCAGAGTAATGCTGTTAGTATCAATAAAGAAAAAATCACAGCAGAGAAAGTGCTATCTGAAAATGACCTCATTTCCCAAAAATATTTATTGGTACAAAAAGGCAAGAAAAATTATTTCCTTATAACTGTTAACTAG
- a CDS encoding NAD-dependent epimerase/dehydratase family protein: protein MIFITGGTGLVGAHILLKLTQEGKSVRALKRKTSSFSIVEKIFNYYNQSELLQKIEWVDGDLLDILSLQNAIEGCDTVIHCAALVSFDSKDIEKMMQFNVEGTANIVNTSIKFNVSKLAYVSSIAALGNSDSDIEKTEDNYWKPNPHNTAYSVSKYLSEQEVWRGTQEGLDAVIVNPSVILGPGDWSKGSSQLFEKVWDGLKYFTTGSTGYVDVIDVANVIIQLSESEIVNERFILNSENLAYSQVFEWIAESLNRPKPHIKVTPFIKELAWRLEWVKSLVTRKSPLITKETANKSMVNSSYSNAKISKTLSYKFIPIRQSIKKYSTWFLSEKTSS from the coding sequence ATGATTTTTATTACAGGTGGAACAGGATTAGTTGGAGCACATATTCTCCTAAAATTAACTCAAGAAGGCAAGAGCGTTCGAGCTTTAAAACGCAAAACAAGCTCTTTCTCAATCGTTGAAAAAATATTTAACTACTACAATCAAAGCGAATTATTGCAGAAAATTGAATGGGTAGATGGTGACTTATTAGATATTTTGTCGCTTCAAAATGCCATTGAAGGCTGTGACACTGTTATTCATTGTGCTGCACTGGTGTCGTTCGACTCAAAAGATATTGAGAAAATGATGCAGTTCAATGTTGAAGGAACAGCTAATATTGTCAATACATCTATAAAATTTAATGTGTCCAAATTAGCCTATGTTAGCTCAATAGCAGCACTAGGAAATTCGGATTCAGATATTGAAAAAACAGAAGATAATTACTGGAAGCCTAATCCTCACAATACGGCTTATTCCGTTAGTAAATACCTCTCAGAACAAGAAGTTTGGCGAGGCACACAAGAAGGGCTTGACGCCGTTATTGTAAACCCATCAGTAATTTTAGGCCCTGGCGATTGGTCGAAAGGAAGCTCTCAGCTTTTCGAAAAAGTATGGGATGGTTTGAAGTATTTTACGACTGGAAGCACTGGCTATGTAGATGTTATTGATGTAGCCAATGTAATCATTCAACTTTCTGAAAGTGAAATTGTAAATGAACGCTTTATCTTAAACTCAGAAAACTTAGCGTATAGTCAAGTTTTCGAATGGATTGCTGAAAGTTTGAACCGACCAAAACCACATATAAAAGTCACCCCTTTTATAAAGGAATTAGCTTGGCGATTAGAGTGGGTTAAATCTTTAGTCACACGAAAGTCCCCCTTAATCACTAAGGAAACTGCTAATAAATCTATGGTAAATAGCAGTTATTCTAACGCAAAGATTAGCAAAACTCTCTCTTACAAATTTATTCCAATAAGACAAAGCATTAAGAAATATAGCACATGGTTTTTATCGGAAAAAACTAGTTCCTAG
- a CDS encoding GNAT family N-acetyltransferase, with amino-acid sequence MIIRKAKVNELNQIMEVYDSCVRGMIELGIDQWDESYPNREVIKKDLETGDYYVGIINDEIVSGIKIDAKQDPTYLDIDWQDKTNNFMVVHRLCAKVSVWNKGVGKQMMKYAEKLALENKHISMRLDTYINNPKAIAFYKRIGYKQLGHINLKPHKDIYYCFEKML; translated from the coding sequence ATGATTATCAGAAAAGCCAAAGTAAACGAACTGAATCAAATTATGGAGGTCTATGATTCATGTGTAAGGGGCATGATAGAACTAGGTATTGATCAATGGGACGAAAGCTACCCTAACAGAGAAGTCATAAAAAAAGACCTAGAAACTGGAGATTATTACGTGGGTATCATTAATGATGAAATTGTATCAGGTATAAAAATTGATGCCAAACAAGACCCTACATACCTAGACATAGATTGGCAAGACAAAACAAACAACTTCATGGTAGTTCACCGTCTGTGTGCTAAAGTTTCTGTTTGGAACAAAGGTGTAGGAAAGCAAATGATGAAATATGCTGAAAAATTAGCTCTAGAAAACAAACATATTTCTATGCGTTTAGACACCTATATCAATAATCCAAAAGCCATCGCCTTTTACAAACGGATTGGCTACAAACAACTTGGACACATCAATCTTAAGCCTCATAAAGATATTTACTACTGCTTCGAAAAAATGCTTTAA